A single genomic interval of Vicinamibacterales bacterium harbors:
- a CDS encoding lmo0937 family membrane protein has translation MLTTLFAILLVLWLLGMVSSYTMGGFIHVLLVVAIVVLLVRLIQGRRLAR, from the coding sequence ATGCTCACGACGCTGTTCGCGATTCTGCTCGTTCTATGGCTCCTCGGCATGGTGAGTTCGTACACGATGGGAGGCTTCATCCACGTGCTGCTCGTCGTGGCTATCGTCGTTCTCCTGGTTCGGCTCATTCAGGGCCGCCGGTTGGCCAGATAG
- a CDS encoding lipid-binding SYLF domain-containing protein produces MVRYVFAFCVIFGMATLGAQTKEQSRLENCGVVMEEVLNIPDNIPQELLEKAECVLVIPSMTKVAIGFGGSYGRGAMVCRSGASFEGPWGAPAMYTLEGGSFGLQLGAESTDLVLLVMNRRGADALLSSKVKLGGNASAAAGPKGRAVEASTDASMRAEILSYSRSRGLFAGVSLSGTLLRPDNDANAEVYGHKITARRIVMGRPMTTVPESGHRFVNVLQRSSPGNESTKPYGQLRDPRGRHGFPRDASAERDTVDAVHDLPAGNPPGRNGAQDGARGRRLAGERAPPSHPRESK; encoded by the coding sequence ATGGTTCGATACGTATTCGCATTCTGCGTGATATTCGGCATGGCCACTCTCGGGGCCCAGACCAAGGAACAGAGCCGACTGGAGAACTGCGGCGTCGTGATGGAGGAGGTCCTCAACATTCCCGACAACATCCCCCAGGAACTCCTCGAGAAGGCCGAGTGCGTCCTCGTCATTCCGTCGATGACGAAGGTGGCAATCGGGTTCGGCGGCAGCTACGGCCGAGGCGCCATGGTCTGCCGGTCGGGAGCCTCGTTCGAGGGACCGTGGGGCGCCCCTGCCATGTATACGCTCGAAGGCGGGAGCTTCGGGCTCCAGCTCGGTGCCGAGTCCACCGACCTCGTCCTTCTTGTCATGAACAGGCGCGGCGCGGACGCGCTGCTCAGCAGCAAGGTGAAACTCGGCGGGAACGCCTCGGCCGCGGCCGGCCCAAAGGGACGCGCCGTCGAAGCGTCGACTGACGCCTCAATGCGAGCCGAGATTCTCAGTTACTCCAGATCGCGCGGGTTGTTCGCCGGCGTCTCGCTCTCGGGCACGTTGCTGCGGCCGGACAACGACGCCAACGCGGAAGTCTACGGTCACAAGATCACGGCGCGACGGATCGTCATGGGCAGGCCCATGACGACCGTCCCGGAGTCGGGCCATCGCTTCGTCAACGTGTTGCAGAGGAGTTCTCCGGGCAACGAGTCGACGAAGCCGTACGGTCAGTTGCGCGACCCGCGGGGGAGGCACGGCTTCCCCCGAGACGCTTCTGCCGAACGCGACACAGTTGACGCTGTGCACGACCTGCCAGCCGGCAATCCACCCGGACGGAACGGTGCACAAGACGGCGCCCGAGGCAGACGCCTTGCGGGCGAAAGAGCGCCCCCCTCGCATCCTCGGGAAAGCAAGTAG